Below is a window of Ignavibacteriales bacterium DNA.
AGTCCTGCAGGGAATGTATTGTTTACTCAAATAGCCGGATTTGTTGCAAGAAGAATTATAAGTGATCTGAAAGTTGGAGACTTTGTAAATATTGGAAATCGATTCGGTATGATTAAATTTGGAAGTCGTGTTGATATTATTGTTCCTGAGCAGTGGCAAGTAAAAGTAAAAAAAGACGACAAAGTTACTGCAGGCGAAACAATTCTTTTTGAATATTAATGGATGAATCGATTTAGAATTACACCTTCTGTAATACCGAATTTATTTACCGCTATGAACATGTTCAGCGGTTTTTTTTCGATAATCAGCGCAAGCCAGGGAAATTTTATTTATGCGGGATGGTTAATAATTATCGCCGCAATCTTTGATACGCTTGATGGTTTTATGGCGCGTTTAACAAAATCCAGCAGCGAACTAGGCGTTGAATTAGACTCACTTGCTGATGTTGTAAGTTTTGGTGCGGCCCCGTCATTTCTGCTTTATGCAACTTATTTTTTTCAGTTTGATACTTTTGGAATACTAATCAGTTCACTACCATTAATTGCAGGCGGATTTCGTTTAGCTAGATTTAATGTACAGCTTGTAGGATTTAATAAATCTTATTTTACCGGTTTACCAATTCCTTCTTCAGCACTAACAATTGTTTGCTTCATCTTATCATTTTATAATAACGGTTTTGGTGAGACCGAAAAACAATTTATAATTCCAATGGTTCTAATTGTATCTTTCTTGATGGTTAGTAATATTAAGTATGATACTATTCCTAAGTTTACCATGGATGCTATTAAAAAAAATCCTTTGATTTACATTACATATTTGATCGCACTAATAGTGCTTATACTTTTTACGGTTAAAGGATTGTTTTTCATTTTTGTTTTCATGATCGGATTTGGTATTTTTCGGCAAATTTTTAGGTATTTCTCAACTAAAAAATCTGAGTGAAACGTGTTTAAAGCTAAAGTTTTAATAAAACGCAGACCATCTATTCTTGACCCGCAAGGTGTTGCAGTAGAAAAAGGTGCAAAACATCTTGGTATTTCAAATATCACAAGCACTCGCATCGGAAAACTAATTGAGTTTGATGTAAATCTATCCGATCGAAATGCTGCAGAAAAAGAAGTGAATGAATATTGTTCTAAACTGCTTTCTAATCCAATTATGGAAGATTTTGAATTTACTTTGGATGAAGTAAAATGAATTTAAAGTTTGGTGTAGTAGTTTTTCCCGGCTCCAATTGCGATCACGATGCATATTATTCTTTACGCAAAGTACTAAACTATGATGTTGAATTTCTCTGGCATAAAGACACAGATTTAAAACACAGCAGCGTTATTCTCTTGCCAGGGGGATTTTCTTACGGCGATTATCTTCGCACAGGTTCTATCGCAAGATTTTCTCCAATTATGAATTCAGTTATAAGCTTTGCAAATAAAGGCGGAATTGTAATTGGAATTTGCAATGGTTTTCAAATCTTACTGGAAGCTGGTTTGTTGCCCGGAGTTATGATACGCAATAATTCCCTTAAGTTTGCTTGTAAAGATGTTTATCTTAAAACTGAAAATAGAGAAACGATCTTTTCAAGTGAAATTGGTGAAGAAACTTCAGCAATAAAAATTCCTATCGCACATGGCGAAGGAAATTATTTTGCCGATGCACTAGTGTTACAGGAGCTTGAAACAAATAAACAAATACTTTTTAGATATGCGGATGCAAATGGAAAAGTAAATGATGAAAGTAATCCAAATGGTTCTCAACTTAACATAGCAGGAATTGTAAACAAAAATGGTAACGTAATGGGAATGATGCCCCATCCGGAAAGAGCTTGCGATCCGACTCTTGGCAGAACTGATGGGCAGTTAATTTTTAAATCGATAGCTAATTATATATTAAACTAAAGGAACGATATGTTTGGAAATTTAGGTGCAGGCGAAATAATAATAATTGTTCTCGTAATTCTATTGTTATTTGGGGCAAAGAAAATTCCGGAACTAGCTCAAGGTTTAGGGAAAGGTATGAAGGAATTTAAAAAATCTTTAAAAGATGTTGAAGAAGAGATCAAAAAAACTGATGATGATGTAAAAAAATCTGATAAGTCTTAAGTTTTAATGATGTATTTTCCGGGGTGTAGCGCAGCCCGGTAGCGCGCTTCGTTCGGGACGAAGAGGCCGTAGGTTCGAATCCTATCACCCCGACT
It encodes the following:
- the purQ gene encoding phosphoribosylformylglycinamidine synthase subunit PurQ — translated: MNLKFGVVVFPGSNCDHDAYYSLRKVLNYDVEFLWHKDTDLKHSSVILLPGGFSYGDYLRTGSIARFSPIMNSVISFANKGGIVIGICNGFQILLEAGLLPGVMIRNNSLKFACKDVYLKTENRETIFSSEIGEETSAIKIPIAHGEGNYFADALVLQELETNKQILFRYADANGKVNDESNPNGSQLNIAGIVNKNGNVMGMMPHPERACDPTLGRTDGQLIFKSIANYILN
- the purS gene encoding phosphoribosylformylglycinamidine synthase subunit PurS; translation: MFKAKVLIKRRPSILDPQGVAVEKGAKHLGISNITSTRIGKLIEFDVNLSDRNAAEKEVNEYCSKLLSNPIMEDFEFTLDEVK
- the pssA gene encoding CDP-diacylglycerol--serine O-phosphatidyltransferase translates to MNRFRITPSVIPNLFTAMNMFSGFFSIISASQGNFIYAGWLIIIAAIFDTLDGFMARLTKSSSELGVELDSLADVVSFGAAPSFLLYATYFFQFDTFGILISSLPLIAGGFRLARFNVQLVGFNKSYFTGLPIPSSALTIVCFILSFYNNGFGETEKQFIIPMVLIVSFLMVSNIKYDTIPKFTMDAIKKNPLIYITYLIALIVLILFTVKGLFFIFVFMIGFGIFRQIFRYFSTKKSE
- the tatA gene encoding twin-arginine translocase TatA/TatE family subunit, which translates into the protein MFGNLGAGEIIIIVLVILLLFGAKKIPELAQGLGKGMKEFKKSLKDVEEEIKKTDDDVKKSDKS